The Tindallia californiensis genomic sequence TAACGAAGGTCTAAAGTGTCAATATACTGGAACTGTTTTTTGAATTGATTTTTCAATGGCTCTTTGAAAAAATACCGTGTCAGCAAAAAGGCGACTAAGACACCTGAACTGACAGCCAACAGCACCAGCAAAGAGCCAATATAAAATCCAAAAAGAGCACCGGCTAAGAGTGTTAGCACCCCGGTTCCCGGAATCGAGACAACCGCAAAGAAAAATCGTACCAGGAAAAAAATAAGCATTGCTAAAAAGAGATGCTGATCAACAAAATGGGAGAAACTTTTATAGTTGCTTTGTGACCAGTGAAACAGGTCTATAGGATTTCTTAAGTGGAAAGAAAAGGCTGAGAATAGAGCGAGAGCAAAGAATCCTTGGAAAATCTTTTTGCCATTTAGATGTAAGGACATATCGATCACCTTCTTTTCTTACTATCAATGAATAGGGCTGCAAAGGGAATTGTAAATGCAAATGATTCGCAATTACAATTTAAGAATACCATGCTTTTTGTAAAAAGTAAATAGTTTCTTCCAGAGTCATGTTTATTATTTTTTTTCGCATAGGTGACATTTTACCAGAATAAATGTCACATGACATAATCATAGCATCATCACAATAACCGACTACATTTATTGACAGAGAATGGATGTTGCTTTACAATGAAAACAAGACTAATGAATATCATTATCGATCATTTCGGAAAATGCTTCCAAAAGGCATTATTGAAAATGCTTCTAAAAGGCATTATTAAGGAAGGAAGTGGCTTCGTATGGCGAAGAGTAACAGTTGCTGCTGTGAAACAAATCATAAGGTGAGTCAAGATTTATCCTGCTCAGGTCGCTCGTTAAGACAGCTGGCATGTGGTGAACAGTGTACCATTGTGAATGTACCGTCGGATTCCTATTTAGCTTCTTTGGGATTTAGAATCAATAAGACAGTCACCGTGATGGCTAAAGGGATCCTGAATGGGCCAATTCTCTGTTGTATCGATGGTAGAAACATTGCCTTAGGGCAGGAAGTCGCACAGAGGATTCAAGTAGAGTATTAAAGAAATCTGGTATGGTATTAAGAAACCTGTAGGGTAGTAGGGATAAAAAAAGAAATAGAAACACACATAGTTACATCAATATATGTTGATTTTTCAATGTGTATTGATGTTTTCCTGTTTAGGAAGAAAATCCTGATACAGGAGTGGAGGTTGTTTTGTGAAGAAACTATTTAAGTCATTGGAAAAAACCGTCGGTGCATTTTATCCTACCTTTTGTCTTTATCATTATTTGTATAAGCCTGTGGTGGAAAAAGAAGTGGAATTGGCTGGGATCACAAAAGAAGACACTGTTCTTAATATTGGCTGTGGAGCCATTCCTTTTACAGCTTTGCATATCGTTCAAATGACAGGAGCAAAGGTGATTGCCCTGGATAAAGATCCGGAAGCTGTCCGCATGGCTCAGCACTATCTGAAAAAGTATGGGCTTGATAAAAATATAGAAATACGAGTAGGGAATGGTTCGCCAGAAAAACTGCCATCTTTTACCGTAGCGCTTATTGCCCTGCACATAAAGGACAAAGAACAAATGCTGAAAAACCTTAAAAACGTTGGCAGCGATGGTGGGAGAATTGTCTTTCGACAACCGGTGGAAGCATATAGGGAAGAGTACGGTGGTTTGTGTCATCTGGATGAAGTTCATGGGAAAGTGTTTCAGAACATGAAAACCTTCAAACAATCTTATTTGTTTGTCCTTTCTTCCAAAGGATCCTCACAACGAAGAGGAGGCGAAACAAGTTGAAGAAAACCTTATTACTGATCTTAGGAGTTGTTTTATGTATTGGCCTTATGTTGATGCTAGGTTGGGAGGACGTTTACGAAGTAATCAGTCGTATAACTTTCCTACAGCTTTTCTGGTTGACAATGTTGCAGCTGGGAACCCTTTTTGCTACCAGTTATCTATTGCATTATCTGCTGAAACAGAAATCTCCCAAGGTTTCTCTCGGGAGTGTTTTTGGCATCAATCTTGCGGGAGCTTTTGTAGAAAGTGTTACACCATCAGTAAAACTAGGTGGAGAAGCCTTGAAAGTATATTTAATGCAAAAAGAGACTGGTTTGGAATATACACAGCTTACAGCGATTACTTTCTTAAGTAAGTTTTTTTCCATGATGCCTTTTTTGCTGATTAGCTTAGCGACTTTGATAGTGGCTTTTTTTAGCATAGACCTGCCACTTTTTGTCTATTTAGCCTTTTTAGGATTTTTACTGTTTTTAGGATGCTTCTTCCTGTTCTTTAATTTACAGACAATCCATGCCCGTGCCACTCCAAAAGGAACTTTCAAAGACATCAAAACCTATCCTCCTTTTTTTGAAAAAATCATAAAAAAGATCAAAAAAGCCTACCACTTTATGATAGAAACCTCTCAACATTCTAAAACCATTATCAAAGACACTCGTAAAAGGGTCTTTCTGTTTAGTATTGCTTTTATGGTATGGGCACTATATCCCGTTAAAGTCTATCTGGTGGCTAGAATGCTGGGATACAACCTGAATCAGGTGGTGGTGATTATCTCAACCTACACAGCTTACCTAGTGAGTATGATCCCCTTGCTGCCGGGAGGTTTGGCCACCTTCGAGGGAACCATGGCACTGGTGCTATCTTCTGAAGGAATCGCTTCTTATGAAGCTCTTTCCATTGCACTGACAACACGGGTGATCACCTTTTGGATTCCGTTAATGATATCTGGATGTGTGACCATCTATTATATCAATAAGGCAAAAGCTGAAAAATCCTTAAGCAACTCAAAAAAACTCAAAGCAGGTGATGCACGTTGAAGACGAGTCAACAAGACAAGCTAAACATCCTTATGATCGGTCAGCCTAATATTGGGAAAAGCGTGATGTTTAACAACCTCACAGGCTTGAACATTAGTGTAGCCAATTACGTAGGCACTACCGTGGAATTTACGGCAGGGGAAATGAAGCTAGGCCAACAAAAAGCCAATCTTATTGATGTTCCCGGAACCTATACCCTGGAAATCAATAACGAGGCTGAGCGGGTAGCTGTGGAAATGCTTCAGGGACGAATAAGTTCTAAAAAAATCAATCATTGCCATGAAGAAGGTGGCCTTCAGGACTTTAAAATAGATGAAAGACCTGATGGCGTGATCAGCATGATTGATGCACATCATCTGGAAAGCAGTTTATATCTGTTTTTTCAGGTGATGGAGTATCAAATACCCACCATTGTAGTGCTGAACCGAATGGATCTGATTAAGGATCGTGGAGAAAAAATAGATGTGGAACTACTTTCCAAAAGACTAGGGGTTCCTGTTATTCCAACCGTTGCCATCGATAAAGCTGGAGTGGATGTGGTGAAGGAAGCCCTGAGTCAAATGCTGTACACAGAAAATACCGAAAAAGAAACCAGCCGTACTCCAGCTATTTCTCATGAATATCGGGAAGAGCTTTGGAAAAAAGCAGAAGAAATTACCCAAGAAGTAAAAACCAAACCAGAAATTTCTCAAAAATCCACAAGAGAAATAT encodes the following:
- a CDS encoding lysylphosphatidylglycerol synthase transmembrane domain-containing protein yields the protein MKKTLLLILGVVLCIGLMLMLGWEDVYEVISRITFLQLFWLTMLQLGTLFATSYLLHYLLKQKSPKVSLGSVFGINLAGAFVESVTPSVKLGGEALKVYLMQKETGLEYTQLTAITFLSKFFSMMPFLLISLATLIVAFFSIDLPLFVYLAFLGFLLFLGCFFLFFNLQTIHARATPKGTFKDIKTYPPFFEKIIKKIKKAYHFMIETSQHSKTIIKDTRKRVFLFSIAFMVWALYPVKVYLVARMLGYNLNQVVVIISTYTAYLVSMIPLLPGGLATFEGTMALVLSSEGIASYEALSIALTTRVITFWIPLMISGCVTIYYINKAKAEKSLSNSKKLKAGDAR
- a CDS encoding class I SAM-dependent methyltransferase, giving the protein MKKLFKSLEKTVGAFYPTFCLYHYLYKPVVEKEVELAGITKEDTVLNIGCGAIPFTALHIVQMTGAKVIALDKDPEAVRMAQHYLKKYGLDKNIEIRVGNGSPEKLPSFTVALIALHIKDKEQMLKNLKNVGSDGGRIVFRQPVEAYREEYGGLCHLDEVHGKVFQNMKTFKQSYLFVLSSKGSSQRRGGETS
- a CDS encoding TVP38/TMEM64 family protein gives rise to the protein MSLHLNGKKIFQGFFALALFSAFSFHLRNPIDLFHWSQSNYKSFSHFVDQHLFLAMLIFFLVRFFFAVVSIPGTGVLTLLAGALFGFYIGSLLVLLAVSSGVLVAFLLTRYFFKEPLKNQFKKQFQYIDTLDLRYGSSLLFFLRLSEFTPSVVINSFFALTPMKASTYFRVSLISIVPGVLLFTNAGLQLSEIQQPSDFFNINILITLVFIGLLPILCEYLYLRHHHKLKV
- a CDS encoding FeoA family protein; translation: MAKSNSCCCETNHKVSQDLSCSGRSLRQLACGEQCTIVNVPSDSYLASLGFRINKTVTVMAKGILNGPILCCIDGRNIALGQEVAQRIQVEY